The following are encoded in a window of Penicillium oxalicum strain HP7-1 chromosome II, whole genome shotgun sequence genomic DNA:
- a CDS encoding pH-response regulator protein palF/RIM8 has product MSSLPLTQSPKLPASRNRNSFLSKFRSPLGGRNRSITDFYIDPDDPWRSYFPGDVIKGTVVVTVVRPVRITHIVICLHGYVKVFKNAIPAGEAPPDLGFLGPGRGRRGPEYMGNGLSTLFEDEIVLCGDGRLKEGIYKFRFEMGLPPYALPSSLNVCPGFLLCTTTLSNCCATGILLTAIRSYPKFERGTIGYALTSTLTRPTTMNPIMTCRRRVNFLENIDIAPFPAPKARIVTLEPISKRTKSKSQAKSINSDATAAPDSCSIDVPINGAAGSVDLRPPLSPSPSNVSSSSRPSESSQSFQIVIDPGSAASTGGRNSEGRSATPSMSDKTIIAKAEVLRAGVLPGDTLPIKVTINHWKQICTLQFRSDLRRTGKKPVFEDCYPRSRTGLGGLTLGTSRTSSTFRKDMSQTFAPLIVDPTNMTANVKTSIRVPEDAFPTITRVPGAMINFRYYVEVVIDLRGKITSPDRFLPRFNMVSGGSTFSPSGQVLNPGDANGNRVTTNWSGNILDTDQIRREKGVVSMAFEVVVGTRDSQRRPNAERKSSVAAESTWSHQTPHRSSIVGNSGEREDWPEASPMPTAPTDYGAPEHYDYDFAYDGPWSEYPEESSQAFQPEGCMTPLPETLEPADEKARLRRHEDALLPSQPPEEEEAGPSHVNGAEPTAPVLPDDDHYPQAYEHLPPPMSNGGPHPLRSAESLQTVVLPNGDGVGPSEPTVMADDKLELERQRLLQHTSAPSAPPAASSSSEAGEASTAPTAPDFDEDDQLVGGTAHADESLPRYQR; this is encoded by the exons ATGTCATCCTTGCCTCTCACCCAATCTCCGAAGTTGCCGGCCAGTCGAAACCGCAACTCTTTCCTTTCGAAATTCCGCTCTCCCCTCGGCGGTCGCAACCGCAGCATCACCGATTTCTACATCGACCCGGACGACCCATGGCGCTCATACTTCCCGGGCGATGTGATCAAGGGCACAGTGGTGGTGACGGTGGTGCGACCGGTTCGCATCACACACATTGTGATATGCCTACATGGGTATGTCAAGGTATTTAAGAATGCGATCCCCGCGGGTGAAGCGCCCCCTGATCTAGGGTTTCTCGGCCCTGGACGCGGGCGACGCGGACCCGAGTATATGGGTAACGGTCTGTCTACCTTGTTCGAAGATGAGATCGTTCTCTGTGGCGACGGACGTCTCAAGGAGGGTATCTACAAATTTCGCTTCGAGATGGGACTCCCTCCCTATGCTCTACCCAGCAGTCTCAATGTATGTCCCGGATTTCTCCTCtgcaccaccaccctctccaaTTGTTGCGCAACTGGAATCTTACTGACTGCCATTCGTTCGTACCCGAAGTTCGAACGGGGGACCATCGGATATGCGTTGACTTCAACTCTCACTCGACCCACGACCATGAATCCTATCATGACCTGCAGGAGACGGGTCAACTTTCTCGAAAATATCGACATTGCTCCTTTTCCCGCGCCCAAAGCGCGCATCGTCACACTAGAGCCTATCTCGAAGCGAACCAAATCCAAGTCACAAGCCAAATCAATCAATTCAGACGCGACCGCCGCCCCCGATTCCTGCTCAATAGACGTTCCCATCAACGGCGCGGCTGGTTCGGTTGATTTACGACCACCCCTCAGTCCCTCTCCCAGCAATGTCAGCTCGTCCAGTCGCCCGAGCGAGAGCAGTCAGAGTTTCCAGATCGTGATTGACCCAGGCTCCGCTGCGAGCACGGGGGGCCGCAACAGCGAGGGTCGCAGTGCGACTCCTTCAATGTCGGACAAGACCATCATTGCCAAGGCCGAAGTCTTGCGCGCGGGCGTGCTTCCAGGCGATACATTGCCCATCAAGGTGACCATCAACCATTGGAAACAA ATATGCACCCTGCAATTCCGATCGGATCTACGGCGAACGGGAAAAAAACCGGTTTTTGAAGACTGTTATCCCCGCTCACGGACGGGACTCGGAGGGCTGACCCTCGGCACCAGTCGGACGAGCAGCACGTTTCGCAAAGATATGTCGCAGACATTCGCGCCGTTGATCGTAGATCCCACTAATATGACTGCCAATGTGAAAACTTCCATCCGTGTTCCGGAAGACGCATTCCCGACGATCACACGTGTGCCTGGTGCCATGATCAACTTTCGATACTATGTTGAAGTCGTGATTGATCTGCGGGGCAAGATCACATCTCCCGATCGATTCCTCCCTCGATTCAACATGGTCTCCGGGGGCAGCACATTTTCCCCGAGTGGCCAAGTCCTGAACCCCGGGGATGCGAATGGGAATCGTGTCACGACAAACTGGAGTGGCAATATCTTGGACACGGACCAAATTCGTCGGGAAAAAGGGGTAGTATCCATGGCCTTTGAAGTCGTCGTGGGTACGCGAGACAGTCAGCGCCGTCCAAACGCTGAACGAAAATCATCCGTGGCGGCGGAATCGACGTGGTCTCATCAGACTCCCCATCGTTCATCGATCGTGGGCAACTCtggcgagagagaagactgGCCAGAAGCCAGCCCAATGCCGACCGCCCCTACCGACTACGGCGCTCCTGAGCACTACGACTACGATTTCGCCTACGACGGCCCATGGTCTGAGTATCCCGAAGAGTCGTCGCAAGCCTTCCAGCCCGAAGGCTGTATGACACCACTTCCGGAAACGTTGGAGCCCGCGGATGAGAAAGCGCGATTACGCCGCCACGAGGACGCTCTGCTCCCGAGTCAGCctcccgaggaagaagaggccggACCGTCCCATGTGAACGGGGCTGAGCCAACGGCACCTGTACTCCCGGACGATGACCATTATCCGCAAGCCTACGAGCATCTTCCGCCACCGATGAGTAACGGGGGTCCGCATCCACTTCGGTCCGCTGAGTCCTTACAGACTGTTGTGCTCCCGAATGGTGATGGAGTGGGACCAAGCGAACCCACTGTGATGGCTGATGACAAACTTGAGCTCGAGAGACAGCGGCTTCTGCAGCACACCAGTGCCCCAAGCGCACCTCCGGCGGCCAGCAGTAGTTCTGAAGCTGGCGAGGCGTCCACTGCCCCAACGGCACCCgactttgatgaagatgaccaATTGGTAGGCGGGACCGCCCACGCAGACGAGTCTCTTCCTCGATATCAGCGATAA